The genomic stretch CAAAGACCAAATTACCTTTCCCGGCAACAATGTTGATTATCCCCATTAACCACAGGCCAAGGAGGATTGTAAAGGAACCCAAAACCAGATACCATCCCTTCCCGATGCCACCCATGATCCTTCCGAGGATTGCTGCCAGTTGAAGGTTCCATGCCTATGACGGGTATTCTTTGAGTAATTCCTCAACTCGCTTTCTTATCTCATCCCTTACCCGGCGAAACTGAGCCATGATTTCTTCATCTGTGCCCTTTGCCTTGGCGGGGTCCGGTAGGGGCCAGTGGATGCGTCTCACCTTGGGAGGTGTCATAGGGCACCTCTCCTCTGCGTCACCACAAAGGGTCACAACCAGGTCCATCTTTTTGAGAAGCTCAGGTTCGATGGGGTCCGAGGTCTGCATTGAGATGTCAATCCCTACCTCACGCATAACCTCAATAGCCCTGCGATTGAGGCCGGCAGGCTCGATCCCTGCGCTATAAATCTCCCAGTTATCCCCGGACAGTGCCCTGGCAAACCCCTCAGCCATCTGGCTTCGACAAGAGTTACCTGTGCACAAAAACATCACCTTTTTCTTCTCCACATCTCATTCCCCCAAATGTACCGGTTTCTGCTTTCAGTTTGGACGCATAAACTAAGTGAGGGCAGTCCCTGCCGCATTGTTAGCCACCACTCGACAGGGACCCCTGGATGCACACGTTAAAGCAGCCCGCTGCCTCATGTACCCCAAAGGAGCACAGGAGAAAACAGGACATCGTGTTCAATGTTTATAAGACCTTCCTGAACATTTTCCCTCACTTCTTACCATCTTAGAATTGGTCTTCCATATCAGTGGGTCGGTGCAACGAAAACAGCAAGGACCTTTTGAGAACCCCGATGGTTACCTGACCTCTTCCGGGGTTGTGCGGGGTGCAGGGAACCAGTGCCGTGTCCTGTTTGCGATAGTAACAAGACTTAGCATTATCGGGACCTCTTCTAACACCCCAACTACAGTGGCCAGTGCTGCTCCCGAATTCAGGCCGAACAGGGATATGGCTACGGCTACAGCAAGCTCGAAGAAGTTGCTCGCCCCGATCATGGCCGCCGGAGCTGCAACGGTCCTGTCTACCCTCCACCATCGACACCACAGGTACCCTATGGCGAAGATCAGGTATGTTTGAATGGTAAGTGGAATCGCAATTAGAAGAATGTGGATGGGGTTACGTAATATTATCTCCCCCTGGAAGGAAAAGAGGATTATGAGTGTAAGCAGAAGACCTATGATCGTGAATGGTTTGATAACCCAATTGACCACCAACGTAACTATAAGCCCTTTGGGCTTTTTCCCCACCCTGACGATACTTCCGAAATCTATCTGGACCATCATTGGGTAGATCATGAACCAGATCAATATCGCGACTGGAACGGAGACGTGAGCGTATTCCCACTTGCTGAGGATGGTAGGTATACCTGGGAAGACCGATCCCACCAGGATCCCGAGCACGATACAGATAGCTACCCAGACAGTTAAGTACTTCTCAAAGACCCCTAGGAATATGCTCGAAAACCCTATCTAAGGGGCTACATCCCACAATATATTGGGACAATTCCTAAGGATGGCTACAACATATGAAGGCTGTGAGGGTTTTCGAGCAATCTCCTAGCCCCTGTTGCTTTTGGACTCCTTGCATAGTGATATTGGCCCCCTTAATTAGCTCGTTTACAGAGAGTCCGCGGGTTTCTTTCAACCTCTCTGACCTTCTCCACGATTTCGCTCATTCCCGGCAGATCTTGAATGGGCGCACTTAGGAATTGGTCTAGCATATGCCAGGATTCCTCGAGGCCCTCTTTATCTGCTTTATAGAATACCCATTGGCCTTCCCTGGAACTCTCCACCAGACCTGCGTCCTTTAGAATGCCCAGGTGATGAGATATAGCAGGCTGGCTGATTCCAAAAATTTCTTCGAGTTCGCATACGCAAAAACTGTTGATGGATAGCACCTTAAGTATCTTGAGCCTGGTATCCTGTCCCAGAGCCTGTAGAACCCTAATGACTTGTTCAAGCGGGTCTATAACTCTCACCCCTTTGATAAAGATATATACATCTTTTTATTTACCCTTATTCTATAAGACTATACAAGGATAGTAAAGGGTTTGTACCAAATTCTTTCTTGCGGTGTAAAGCAGTACCCAGTCTGAAGCATTAGAGGCCCACCTTTGGCCTGGAACGAACTGCCGAAAGTCTCTTGATCGAAGATGTCATGGAATCGTAATTCAACGGCCACTCGTTCGACGGCTTTCCGGTTCGCCTCAATACACTTCAATATCCACAGATAAAAGCTCCCCCCGGCTCAACAACCCATTATTATCGGGGAAAAGCACAAACCCGCTACCGTCTCTCACTAGACTTGTGGCATAACGGAACTTATACCTACCAAAGCATTCTGCAGCTACCACATGGCCAGCTTGGTGCTGGGATAAGCGTTCCAAAGCTTTGGGAGATGAGGTCAGTTTTCGCCTTGAATTTAAGGTCAACTTATGTAGCGCCCACCTGCAATGCGCTGCACTAATCTCCTTCCCGCCCGTCATAGCAGCCCGGATAGCTGCTTCATTCAACAGATTAGCAAGATCGGCCCCACTGAAACCCGCCGTCATCTCCGCGAGTTTCTTAAAATTTACATCACTAGCAAATGGCCTTCCCTGAGCATGGGCTTCCAAAATTGCCTCTCTTTCCGCCGGTCCAGGTAGTTCCAGGAATATCTTACGATCAAACCGTCCTGGACGGGTTAAGGCGGGATCTAATATATCCGGCCGGTTGATGGCGGCTACCACTATGATATTACCTCTCGCTTCCATACCATCAAGTTCGACCAATAGTTGATTTAGGGTCTGTTCGTATTCCTCATGGCCCGGGTCAGCCAGGCCACTACGTATTCTACCGACCGCATCAATCTCATCAATGAACACCATACAGGGTGCCAACACTTTCGCTCGGTGAAAGAGTTTACGTACCCTTGCCGCACCTAGGCCACCGTAAGTTTCCACAAATTCAGGTCCACTCGTAGCCAAAAATGGTAAACGGGTTTCACCAGCTAAAGCTCTGGCGATCAGGGTCTTGCCGACCCCGGGCGGCCCTATAAGCAGAATGCCCTTAGGAATTCTTGCCCCCACCTCGCGATAACGATAGGGGGATTTGAGAAAATCTACTATCTCCGCCAGTTCTTCTTTAGCTGAGCCTAAGCCTGCCACGTCGGCAAGGGTTATAAGAGGCACTCTATCGTTATGAGTGACTACCCGTACCTCGTCACTGTCTTCTATTTTCATGATTAGATCACGATTGCTTCGCCTCATGTGGGTCTGGACACCCCAAATAGTTAGTGCCAAGGCAAAATACAATAATTTTGACATTACGAGTCCGGGCCACGAGGTTACTAAATTGGCCGTTTCAATCTCTGGATTTGTCGTCCTAGCAAGTTGCGGATTATATTCAGTTTTCGCTTGCAGAGAAGCTGCATAATAGCTTCCCTCCAAAACGCGACTTTCGTGAGGAAAGCGATGCGAGCTCCCTTGTGAACGCATGAAAAGATAATCAGTGAATATCGATACTGCAAAAATAATAATCGCCCATAGGATTACTTTCCGTCTACCCCATTCTTTATGCCCCATTGCCCAGTCTCCCTCCCAACAGGAAAGACTTCAAGACAAGACGATCTTTTATCCCTTTTATCTATCTAGGGTTTATCTAGTTATCTAGGGTCTCGATCGAACTATCTTTGTAGGCTGTTGTTTTACTATTTCCACCACTTGCGTACCCTTGTAATCATTTTAAATAAAAGCCATCTGTTTAGGATTCGGCAGTAGTTAAATAAACAGTTAAGAATTTATTTATATCCTAATTCATATTATGTTCCTTCGTTATAGGTCTGTCAAGATATTGCCAATGGCTTCCTAGGGTTTCAATATAAGTTTATAAATATTGCCAACTGCCAACCCATAACGAGCCGCTTTATTGGGCTCTCCCCCCCCATAATGCTATCCACAAAAGTACTGCATAGAATGCATAACCGCAGTGCCGCAGTGACAGAACATTATTCTGGATAGCTATAGCGCACAGCTGAAGGTCAAGCCCCAATTTTGTGTGTAAATTCGCCACTGGACGTGTTGCGTGCTGCTATCCCCCCTCTACTTTGCCATTATGTTCATGGCGTCTTTTTCCCTCAGTGTGCGTATGGGAATAGGAGGAATAGGATACGGGCAGACGGCGAGCCTATCTTTTACGGCTAAAAGCGACAACTTCGAACTCGCTATTGCGGTGGCTGTCGGCGTGTTTGACATCAGCTCGGGTCAGACTTTTGCCGCGGTTATCGGGCCGCTGATCGAGGTTCCTGTTATGATCGGCCTGGTGAAGGTCGCCCTGGCGCTTGGGCGTAAGTATTACCCCGGTAGAGTGGGATAGGTAGTGGGATAGGTATTGACATAGATCCTGACGAGGAGTAATATTCTTGTAGAATATATAAATAAATTATTATATGTTTATGAATAGCTGGCAAGAAGGAGGTCTGGAGCTTGGCGAAAACATGGTACCCGGTAATAGACCGGGACAAGTGTACTGAATGCTTGGAATGCGTTAATTTCTGCCCACATGGAGTATACGCGGTTATCGATGGGAAGCCGGTAGTGGTAAATCCGGACAACTGCGTGGAATTCTGCAAGGGTTGCTCGAAAATATGCCCGTCGGAGGCGATTCATTATGAAGGCAGCTCCGCCGGTGCCAAAGAGCGGCCAGGATCCTCAGGCGCGGCTGGCAAGAGCGCTGCAAGCTGATGAGATGAATGAACGACACATGAGGATGGTTTGGGAGCCCATCTTAGCTGTCTAAGATGCGAAGGCTCCTGATATCACGAAAGGAGGATTTCCCATGGAAGAAAAGAAGGGACTCTTACTCTGTAATTGTCAGGGGACATGCCCGTCGTTTGGGAAGATGGACATATTTGAGATCATGAATAGGCTCAGGCGGGAGAAAGTCGTAGATTTCGTCGCCATACACCCCCAGCTTTGTTCAGATGACGGAGAGGTATTCCTGGAGACTCTCTTGAACGGGGAGGACGTCGGGAAGCTCTACGTAGCGGCCTGCGATCCCGCGATGCAGAAGAAGATGTTCAGAGACGCTTTTGATGATTCGGGCTTTCCGAGGGAGGCACACAAGGGCGTAGACATCAGGAATATGACAACGGACGATGCCGTCTCGACAATAAAGAAGATGGTCTCTGAGGACAAAGATTGAATTTGGGAGGGCTCTGGGTCTCAAACCCGTGCCGCAAGCCCGGATCCGGTCGGGCGAGAGACCCGTCCTATTCTGCAATTTGAGGCGATGATAAGAATGCCGCCATAATATAGTCCATCTGGTTCAACCGCAGCACATGCGCCCGATGGTATACTTGGTCTAAGGGTAATTACATTCACCACCTTCCATCAAAAACCAAAAACATACTAAAAAACAGATAAGATCTTGGTGGAAAAACTAGTTCACCAAGATCTTAAAAAGTCCAGTGACTTCTCCATATAGCACCTTATGGAACATGATGGAGAAAATATTCCACCAATCACCTAATTTCTAGGGGGTATACCTGTCCTATGAAGTCCTCAAACCCTTGAAAATACTTGGCTGGGGAGGAAGGATTCGAACCCTCGCACTCAGAAATCCAAAGTTATTTCCTGTAATTCCATAGACGTCCATCTTGTTGTGCCACAAGCATTTCAGCGTCCATCAATTCCATCCAATACACCTGTTTTTACCCCGATTGCTGTCAGTTTTGCTGTCAAAATCCGCATGAGACATAGCTTCTGATTGCCTGGAGGTTGACAGCGTGTCTCGTCTCTCGGACGGTCCCTGCCGGGCCAGGACGGCAAGGAAAGCTTCTACCACCTGTGGGTCCAGTTGACTCCCCCGACACCGGCGCAAGATTTCTACCGCTTCAAATGCCGAAAGCCCACGGCGATACGGCCTTTCGCTGACGAGGGCATCGTAGGTATCCGCCACAGCCAGAATGCGAGATTCCAAGGGTGTATCTTCCCCTATCAACCTGTCAGGGTAGCCGTTTCCGTCATAATGTTCGTGGTGGTGCCGGATGATAAGAGCATGTTCCATCAATGTATCCGTAACACCGATGATTTGAGCGCCGATGATTGGGTGCTTTTTAATCTGCTCTAATTCCTGGGGACTGAGCTTGTCTGGCTTATTGAGGATATGCTCGGGAATTCCGATCTTACCTATGTCGTGAAATAGAGCTGCTTCCTCCAGCAGTTTCAGCCTATCTTCTGATAGGCCTAGTTCCTCGCCTATCTGTAAGGCAAAATCGGCTACCCGGATAGAATGGTCCGCTGTATAGTTATCTTTAGCATTGAGGGCTGCTAAGAGCGCCTTTATCGTGCCCAGGTAGATGTCTTGTTTTTCATTGTAAATTGCATCCAGGCGTATTTGTAGAACTTTCATGGATGCACTCTGTTGCTCGATCACCTGTGAGGCCGACTTGAAAAATCGATATAGTGAAACGTATACGAGGATGAAGCCACCGAAGAGGGTAAGCCCTACCATGTAATAGGCCCCGGAGATAGAACGGTATACCAATGGGGCATCCAAATAGAGTTCATAAGCCCCTAAGACCAGGTCCTGAGAGTTTTTCATGGGAACATAGACCTTCACTGCTCTATCACCTCTGGGGCCCTTGGTGCCCGTTCCCCCTTTCTGCAGAGTGATCGCCTCGGTGATGAGCTGACCGTTCAATGCCTTTTTCAGCTTTTCGGTCAACGGAAACTGCCGTCCGATAATGCTTTCGTTATCGGAGAAGATAATCTTGCCAGAAGTATCCCAGACCCTGATTTCTAATATCTTCATTCCCATTATCTTTTCACCAAGGACCCCCTGTTTGAATAGCCAGGCCATTTCAGCATAGTGTTCTTCCGGGGTGGTCTCTACCCGTACCTGGCTATGCAGTAAGGCTTGCACGTGCTCGCCAGTAATCCGAGCCACGACGTCCAATATCCGGGCTTTTATGAAACCGGACATCACCAGCGAGAGGGCCATCGCAAGCAGAACGAACGTTATAAAACTGATGATCGAAAACCTATGAAGCAGTGAGCCTTTCATATTTCTTCACTTTCAGTGGCATCTTTTGCCAGACTTATCATAGGACTCATCATGGGCGTCCTTATCCTGCTCATAAGATTCTTGTGGCTTACGCCGGTAATGTTGGACGTGGCCGCCGCAACATCCGCCATGTCGGAACATCATGTAGAAGAGCAGGCCGATCGCCAACAGCCCGATGATTGTGGAAGCATCGATTTTCATCTGCCACACCCCTTTACCAGATTTATAGGTTATTTAAGTACTAACCGTGACCTTCCGGGAAAGGCCTCGAATCCCCTTATTCCTATCTTTAATCCTATATTTACCATCCAGCACGGTCGAAAGAACTCTTATGTTTCCTGATGCCAGAATATAGGCTGCCGCCCTAGCAAAGGCTGCCCAGGTGAACCCCCATGAGATATCTATAGCTACTCCACCCATCAATCCCATCATGAGAAGATGTCCCAAGGGACATATCAGAAGTAAAAGCCAACTAGCCAGGCCCCTATAACCTACTAATGTAAGGGCTGCCAAACCTAAGATCGGGATGAGACAGCACAGAATCATAATTGCCGAGTGGAGGAGGTGCCTTTGACCTCCTGGCTTATGCGCAGGAGGATTACCTTCACCCTCATTCTGAGGAGGTTGTTTTTCCTCTGTTACACTGTGAACTGTATGGTCTGGACACAGGATTCCAAGTTCCCTCATGTGTTATTCATCCCAACTTGTAATAGGTATATAAGTATACTAATCAATTTAGTCAGGTTATTGGTCAATGATCACCTGTAATTAATTATCCAGACTGCTCTCACTTATTCATAACTACTCCCCTAAACATACAAACGCGTTTATATCTTTAGAAGTTCCGGCTAAGATAGGAGCATCAGGTATACCCTTGCGTTGCCTCATAACCTTACTGAGGGTAAATAGAACCTCCCTTACTAAGCTAGACGATGAGCTTCGGTAAAAACGCGGGTGTCCTCTTCGCATACTCTATATATGAACTCCCAAACCTCTCCAGGGCTTCCCTCTCTTCCCGCCTTGCAAGGCGCAGGTAAGCGACGATTAAAACGGGCCACATTACTAGGGTCGGAAGGGTTGGCCACTGAACCAGCATGCCGAAGGTTAAGAGGAAAAGCCCAAAGTACTGCGGGTGTCGCATATAAGCATAGAGACCGTTCGTGACAAGCTTCCCCTTTGCCCTGTGAATCTGCCACCAACCTATCCCCATTAGTATAAAACCTGCGAGCATTAGGGCACTGCCAGTCTGACAGATAAGGCCTGTAAATCTCTGGCCGAAGACTGCAGATGCCCACAGATGACCGCTTTCATGGGAGAACGGATTCGCGACTGGTAGCCTTATCCCAAGGATTGAGGTAAGCACATAGATTGTCAACGGAAACCCGTACATTTCTGTAAAGAGGGCCACCACAAAGGCTGAGACCAGGCCGAGTGACCTCCATTCCCTCTTTTTGATCGGCGCGAAGAACGCAAAGATAAAACTCAGGATAAAGGCCACGTTGATGGCCACCAGGGGCCAGAATCCGTAGGCGTATGTTATCGAATTGAACCCCATAGTCTTCCCCCTCGTTCCCTTTCTAAGTAAAGGATGGAAAGCACTCGTAGCCAGGCATCATCTTACTTCACAAATTTCATAAGGATATCCACGAGC from Bacillota bacterium encodes the following:
- a CDS encoding DUF2933 domain-containing protein, encoding MRELGILCPDHTVHSVTEEKQPPQNEGEGNPPAHKPGGQRHLLHSAIMILCCLIPILGLAALTLVGYRGLASWLLLLICPLGHLLMMGLMGGVAIDISWGFTWAAFARAAAYILASGNIRVLSTVLDGKYRIKDRNKGIRGLSRKVTVST
- a CDS encoding AAA family ATPase, producing the protein MGHKEWGRRKVILWAIIIFAVSIFTDYLFMRSQGSSHRFPHESRVLEGSYYAASLQAKTEYNPQLARTTNPEIETANLVTSWPGLVMSKLLYFALALTIWGVQTHMRRSNRDLIMKIEDSDEVRVVTHNDRVPLITLADVAGLGSAKEELAEIVDFLKSPYRYREVGARIPKGILLIGPPGVGKTLIARALAGETRLPFLATSGPEFVETYGGLGAARVRKLFHRAKVLAPCMVFIDEIDAVGRIRSGLADPGHEEYEQTLNQLLVELDGMEARGNIIVVAAINRPDILDPALTRPGRFDRKIFLELPGPAEREAILEAHAQGRPFASDVNFKKLAEMTAGFSGADLANLLNEAAIRAAMTGGKEISAAHCRWALHKLTLNSRRKLTSSPKALERLSQHQAGHVVAAECFGRYKFRYATSLVRDGSGFVLFPDNNGLLSRGELLSVDIEVY
- a CDS encoding HD domain-containing protein, which codes for MKGSLLHRFSIISFITFVLLAMALSLVMSGFIKARILDVVARITGEHVQALLHSQVRVETTPEEHYAEMAWLFKQGVLGEKIMGMKILEIRVWDTSGKIIFSDNESIIGRQFPLTEKLKKALNGQLITEAITLQKGGTGTKGPRGDRAVKVYVPMKNSQDLVLGAYELYLDAPLVYRSISGAYYMVGLTLFGGFILVYVSLYRFFKSASQVIEQQSASMKVLQIRLDAIYNEKQDIYLGTIKALLAALNAKDNYTADHSIRVADFALQIGEELGLSEDRLKLLEEAALFHDIGKIGIPEHILNKPDKLSPQELEQIKKHPIIGAQIIGVTDTLMEHALIIRHHHEHYDGNGYPDRLIGEDTPLESRILAVADTYDALVSERPYRRGLSAFEAVEILRRCRGSQLDPQVVEAFLAVLARQGPSERRDTLSTSRQSEAMSHADFDSKTDSNRGKNRCIGWN
- a CDS encoding isoprenylcysteine carboxylmethyltransferase family protein — translated: MGFNSITYAYGFWPLVAINVAFILSFIFAFFAPIKKREWRSLGLVSAFVVALFTEMYGFPLTIYVLTSILGIRLPVANPFSHESGHLWASAVFGQRFTGLICQTGSALMLAGFILMGIGWWQIHRAKGKLVTNGLYAYMRHPQYFGLFLLTFGMLVQWPTLPTLVMWPVLIVAYLRLARREEREALERFGSSYIEYAKRTPAFLPKLIV
- the arsC gene encoding arsenate reductase (thioredoxin), with amino-acid sequence MFLCTGNSCRSQMAEGFARALSGDNWEIYSAGIEPAGLNRRAIEVMREVGIDISMQTSDPIEPELLKKMDLVVTLCGDAEERCPMTPPKVRRIHWPLPDPAKAKGTDEEIMAQFRRVRDEIRKRVEELLKEYPS
- a CDS encoding winged helix-turn-helix transcriptional regulator, yielding MDPLEQVIRVLQALGQDTRLKILKVLSINSFCVCELEEIFGISQPAISHHLGILKDAGLVESSREGQWVFYKADKEGLEESWHMLDQFLSAPIQDLPGMSEIVEKVREVERNPRTLCKRAN
- a CDS encoding heterodisulfide reductase subunit A-like protein yields the protein MEEKKGLLLCNCQGTCPSFGKMDIFEIMNRLRREKVVDFVAIHPQLCSDDGEVFLETLLNGEDVGKLYVAACDPAMQKKMFRDAFDDSGFPREAHKGVDIRNMTTDDAVSTIKKMVSEDKD
- a CDS encoding ferredoxin family protein, whose product is MAKTWYPVIDRDKCTECLECVNFCPHGVYAVIDGKPVVVNPDNCVEFCKGCSKICPSEAIHYEGSSAGAKERPGSSGAAGKSAAS